The region ATTAGTTGCAAAATCGTTTTCGGCCATAAAATGTAATTCATTACTCTGTTTTTGTAATTTTTTATATGCCCATTTTTTATTTTTTAGATATTTATTAGGACTTTGATTTTCGTAACTAAAAACTCGGTTCATACCTGCCATCATATGATATAAAATGTGACAATGAAAAAACCAATCTCCTTCTAAATTGGCCTCAAATTCAATGATATTTGTTTCCATTGGCATAATATCAACAACATTTTTTAAAGGTGCAAAATCACCTTTACCGTTTATTAATCTAAAATCATGTCCATGAAGATGCATTGGATGTCGCATCATTGAATTGTTGTACAATGTAATTCTAACTATTTCTCCTTTTTTAATTAAAATTTTATCCGTTTCAGAAAGCACTTTGTTATCTATACTCCAAATATATCGGTTCATATTACCGGTTAATTCAAATTTTAGTTCACGTATAGGTGCATTTTTGGATAATACTGTTTTTGTAGGAGATTTAAGCATAGAGTAGTTTAGAGTGATTATAGCTTTAGAATTATTATGTAGAGAATGATTGTTTTCTTTCTGATTTACATTTTTTTGTACTTTTTTACCAGTGATTTCTTCATACATTACAGTGTTCATATCCATTTTTTGTAAACTCATATCCATTCCCATATCATTCATGGTACCATCTAAATTCATCATTTCATTCATCATTTTCATTCCTTCAAAATATTTAAGTTTTGGTAAAGGATTTAAAAGTTGTTTAATGCCTGAACCAAGATAAATTGATACAGATTTAGTGCGATCTTCTGTAGTTGCCATAAATTCAAATGAAGTGTTTTCTTTAGGAATGGAAACTACAACATCATAAGTTTCAGAAACTCCAATAATTAAACGGTCAACTTCTATTGGTTCAACGTCGTTACCATCATTTGCAACAACTGTAATTTTACCCCCCGCATAGGTTAACCAAAAATAGGAAGACGCACCTCCGTTTGAAATTCTTAATCGAACTTTATCACCTGATTTAAATTCTGAAAATTGTTTTTCAGAAGTTCCATTAATTAAGAATTTATCATAATAAACATCACTTACGTCCATCGCCAGCATTCGTTTCCATTCGTTCTTAAGTTTTGTTTTGAAATGCCCTTCTTTAATTGCTTCGGAATAACTTTGTGTTGTACCTTTTTTAATAGCAAACCAATCAGAAGCGTTGTGCAACATTCTGTGTACGTTTTCTGGCTTGTAATTAGTCCATTCACTTAATATTAAAGGAATAGTTGGTAGGTCATCAATACCTTTTCTAAAGGATTTATCATCTTCCTTTTTATTGATAATTAAGGATCCATACATACCAATTTGTTCTTGTAGACCACTGTGGCTATGGTACCAATGGGTACCATTTTGTATAATGGGGAAACGATAAACATGTGTAGTATTGGGTTTAATGGGCATTTGAGTTAGATATGGAACACCGTCTTCAGGATTAGGTAGGTACAATCCATGCCAATGTAACGAAGTAGTTTCTTTAAGTAAGTTGTGAACATGTATTTCGGCTAAATCACCTTCAGTAAAAGTTAAAGTTGGCATAGGTATTTGTCCGTTTACAGCAATGGCTCTTTTTTCAATACCTGTATAATTTACAATAGTGTCTTTAACGTATAAATCGTATCGAATTACTTTTTGAGCATTACTATTTATGTTAATTAATAAAGTAAAATAAAATATAATTAACTTTAAAAATTTATTTTTTTTGTTATTTATCATAATTAATTTAATTAAAAGTAAGGTGTTATATTATGTAAACACCTTACTTTATTATTTAATTGTTTCAATAGTTTTGCCGCAAGAAATCATTTGCGATCCGTAAAATGGATTTTTAATGCTTTCATCTTTACTTAACCAATTAGCACCTTTTCCATTGTTTGCCATAGGGCAAAATTGATAAAAAATAGAGAATTCGTGTTTTGTAGATTTAATTAATTCATACATTTTATTTGATAAATCAATAAAATATTCTCGTTGTTGTTGTATATCTTTAGTTAATGTAATTTGATCAGCATAATCGATTAAATTTTGCATTACTTTTAACCAAATAACCTGTTCTTTATTAGTAAGTTTTTCCATTTCAACAGCTTTAATCGATGAAATAAATGATTCTGCATTAGTCAAAGCCAAAGATGCATCAGAGTTTACTAAAGCTTCTTTTATATTAAAATAATTATTAAATACTGGATTTAAAGTGCCTACAACTTCTTTGTTAGTTGTTGTTGAGGAATTATGGTTTATATTAATATCTGTTGACTTAACAACTTTAACGGTTTGTTTGTTTGAACGTTTGTATTTACAACAATCAGGTAAATGCTGATATTTTTCATCGGGTGCTAAAAATTCATTGCTGTCGTACCCAGCTATTGCAATACGTTTTAATATTTCATTTAAATCGGTTTTTAAAGTATCATAAACAATTTTTGCGTTTTTGGTTTCTTTATCCCAATCTATATGAGCTGTTTTTTTTAAATTTCCTGCTTTTTCAATTTTGGTTTCACACATACCACAGTTACCAAATATTTTAATATTTTCGGTTTTTGCATTGTTAATTTGCGAAATTGCCGAAAATAATGGCAATAATGTAATTGCAACCAATATATTTATTGATTTCATATTTTTTTATTTTAAGTTGATAATAATTAACTTTTAAGAAATTTTAATTCTGTTTAAGCACACGTATGGCTGTACATATTAAAATTAAGCTATTTTTGGTAGCGTCCAAATTGAAAAGTAACCAGGGGAAAGTTCAATTTTATTATAAAATGATTTTTCTTTTTTGTTTTTTATTATAATAAAATCTGCATTTAATTCAGTTAAATAAATTACAAAAAATATTGATTGCACTGTTGTGCACTTGCAAATCAATTTATCACAAGTACTATCACAAGCTTTACTATTACGTTTAATATCGTTGTCTTTTTTACAACAAGATTTTTCTGTTTTGTTCAAACTACTTCCACAAGCATAAGACTTACCAGGGGTAATAAAAAAAAACGTAAGCATTAATAATAATATGTAGAATTGCTTTGACATATCGCTAAATTACAAATTTTTAATTTAACTAGTTTAATTTAAAAACAATTTTATTACATTTGATAAAATCAAAAAATAATAAATGGCTGTATTAAAAGTAATTGAAGTTTTATCTAGCTCTGAAACAAGCTGGGAAGACGCAACTCGTAAAGCTGTTGAACAAGCGGCAAAATCGTTAAAAAATATACGTTCGGTATATGTACAAGAGCAAAGTGCTACTGTAAAAGAAAATAAAGTTGTAGAATTTAGGGTAAACCTTAAATTAACTTTTGAAATTGAATAATAACTTATAATTAGAAAAAAATGGGATTAGGTAGTTTTTTTAAAAACCTTTTTGGTTCGGCTTCAAATAAAGTTGAATCTGGTGTTGAATCTGTAAAAAATGTTGCAAACGAGTCAGCAGGAAAATCTGATGAATTTCTATCGGGTTTGGGCAATAAATTAAGTGATGCTTATGATGCAGCCAAAGATTCTGCATCTGAAGCAATTTCAAAGGCTAGCGATATGGCCGACGATGCTGTGGAAACTATTAAAGAAAAAACAGCACCAATGATTGATAAAGCTGAAGAAATGATTGATGCAGCAAGTGAAAAAGCTTCTGAAGTATTTGAAGATGCTAAGGAAAAAGTTGAAGATGTTGTTGAAGACGTAAAAGAAAAAGCAACTGAAACATACCAAGCTGCAAAAGAAAAAGTTGAAGATTTTACCAACGATAAAAACGAAGAAAACGCACAGTAAAAAAAATCGCCTTTATATAAAGGCGATTTTTTTATGATTTATTTATTTTGTTCACACCACTCGCGTGCATTTACAAAAGCTTCAACCCAAGGCGAAACTTGGTCTTCTCTACCAGCTGGGTAATTTGCCCAGTTCCAAGGGAAAACAGAACGCTCGATATGCGGCATGGTTACTAAATGACGCCCAGTTTTATCACACATCATTGCTGTGTTATAATCTGATCCATTTGGATTTGCAGGGTATTTGTCATATGCATATTTAGCTACAATATTGTACTGGTTTTCGCTGTTTGGTAAGTTAAATTTACCTTCACCGTGCGAAATCCAAACACCTAATGTTGTACCCGCTAAAGTTGATAACATTACCGAATTATTAGGTTGTACTTTTACCGAAATAAAGTTAGATTCGTGTTTTTGCGAAGTATTATGATGCATTTTACCATGTACTTCATGTTCAGGATTAATTAGTTCTAATTCCATAAACAATTGGCAACCGTTGCAAATACCAACTGATAACGTATCAGGTCGAGCAAAGAAATTCTTTAATGCAGTATTTGCTTTTTCGTTGTACATAAATGCACCTGCCCAACCTTTAGCCGAACCTAAAACATCTGAATTTGAAAAACCACCTACAGCACCAATAAATTGGATATCTTCAAGGGTTTCACGACCACTAATTAAATCGGTCATGTGTACATCTTTAACATCAAAACCGGCTAAGTACATTGCATTAGCCATTTCACGCTCAGAATTCGATCCTTTTTCACGAATAATTGCAGCTTTTGGTCTTGGGTTTGAATTGTTGATTGTTGGCTTTTGCCCGTTAAAATGAACAGGGAAGTTAAAATGAATTGGTTGATTTTTGTAATTCATTAATCGCTCACGTGCCATACCGTTTTTAGATTGTTTTTTATCTAAGTAGTACGAAGTAATAAACCAAGTATCACGTAATTCGTTAATGTTAAAGTTGTAATGTTCTTTACCAAATGCAACTTTTAATTCTTGACCTTCAGAAGGTACACCAATTTTTACAAATTCAATACCATTAGCATCCATTTTATTTTCAAAAATACGATCGTTTTGTGCTTGTAACACTACGGCAATATTTTCGTTAAATAAAGCTTTAATAATATCGGTTTCATTTAAACCTGTTAAATCGATATCAGCATCTAAGTTATATCCAGCAAAACACATTTCAAGCAAAGTAGTAATTAAACCACCTGAGCCCACATCGTGACCCGCAGCAATTTGATTATCGTTAATTAATTCTTGAATTGTATTAAATGCCTTTTTAAAATAAGCGGCATCGGTAATAGTTGGTACTTCGTTACCAATTTTATTTAAAATTTGTGCAAACGATGAACCACCTAACTTAAATTTATCTTTAGAAAGGTTTATATAGTATATAGAATCGGCACTTTTAGAAAGTACAGGTTCAACCACTTTTGTTATATCGGTACAATTTCCTGCAGCTGAAATAATTACAGTTCCAGGGGCAATAACGTCGCCATCGGGATATTTCTGTTTCATTGAAAGTGAATCTTTACCCGTAGGGATATTAATTCCTAATTCAATAGCAAAATCTGCACAGCCTTTAACAGCTTCATATAAACGTGCGTCTTCGCCTTTATTGTTACAAGCCCACATCCAATTGGCCGACAGCGAAATACCACTAAGTCCGTTTTTAATTGGGGCAAAAATAATGTTTGATAATGCTTCGCCAATTGCATTTCTACTACCAGCAACTGGGTCAACCAAAGCTGTAATAGGTGAGTGACCTACTGTTGTAGCAATACCTTCTTGTCCTTTAAAATCTAAAGCCATAACACCAACGTTATTTAAAGGCAATTGCAATGGGCCAACACATTGTTGTTTGGCAACTTTACCACCAACACAACGGTCAACTTTATTTGTTAACCAATCTTTACAAGCAACAGCTTCTAATTGTAAAACTTGGTTTAAGTAGTTATAAACTTCTTCTTTTTCGTAAGTAATATCGGCATAATTGTAAACAACGGTTTCGTCGTTCATAATGGTTTTTGGCGATGAACCAAACATATCGCTTAAAGCTAAATCCATTGGTTTTTCACCATTGGTAGCCGATTGAAAAGTAAAGCGTTGATTGTTTGTTACTTCACCAACAGTGTACATGGGCGAACGTTCACGATCGGCAATACGTTGTAAAGTTTCAATATCGGTTTTACCAATAACTAATCCCATACGTTCTTGCGATTCGTTACCAATGATTTCTTTTGCCGATAGCGTAGGATCTCCTACAGGTAATTTATCTAAATCAATTAATCCACCAGTGTTTTCAACTAATTCAGACAAACAATTTAAGTGGCCACCAGCACCATGATCGTGAATTGAAACAATAGCGTTATGATCTGATTCTACCATACCACGTACCGCATTTGCAGCACGTTTTTGCATTTCTGGGTTTGAACGTTGTATAGCATTTAGTTCAATTCCCGAACCAAACGCACCTGTATCTGCCGATGATACTGCAGCACCACCCATACCAATGCGGTAGTTTTCACCACCTAAAATAACAATCTGATCGCCAGGTTTTGGTTCGTGTTTTTTAGCTTGATTTTCTTTACCATAACCAATACCACCCGCTTGCATAATTACTTTATCGTAACCTATTTTGCGGTTGTTTTCTTCATGTTCAAAGGTTAAAACCGAACCTGTAATTAAGGGTTGGCCAAATTTGTTTCCAAAATCTGATGCTCCGTTTGATGCTTTTATTAAGATATCCATTGGTGTTTGGTACAACCAATTTCTTTCGTTCATTGCTTTTTCCCATGTACGATCGTCTTCTAAGCGTGAATAAGATGTCATGTAAATAGCTGTACCGGCTAAAGGTAATGAACCTTGGCCCCCAGCTAAACGGTCGCGAATTTCACCACCTGATCCAGTTGCAGCCCCATTAAAAGGCTCTACAGTTGTTGGAAAATTGTGGGTTTCTGCTTTTAATGAAATTACCGAATCAAATTCTTTTTCAGTGTAAAAATCGGGTTTATCTGCAGAATTAGGTGCAAATTGCGTTACACGTGGCCCTTTTACAAAAGCTACGTTATCTTTATATGCCGAAACAATATCGTTTGGATTTGTTTCAGATGTACTTTTAATTAATTTAAATAAGGAAGTTGGTTTTTCTTCTCCATCAATAACAAAAGTACCGTTAAAAATTTTGTGTCGACAGTGTTCTGAATTTACTTGTGAAAAACCAAATACTTCAGAATCGGTTAATTTTCTGCCTATTTTTAAAGCTACATTGTTTAAATACTCAACTTCTTCATCACTTAAAGCTAAACCTTCTTGCTTGTTGTAAGCTGCAATATCATCAATTTCTAAAACAGGTTGTGGTTGTATGTTAATGGTAAACATATCCTGTGTTAAAGAAACATATTTTTGAGAAATCATTGGGTCGAAATCGTTAAAATCTTCTTCGGCCTTTTGAAATTCTTCAATACGAATGATACCGTTAATACCCATGTTTTGGGTAATTTCAACTGCATTTGTACTCCACGGTGTAATCATTGCGGCACGTGGACCAACAAAAGTGAGATTAACTGTAGGGATTTCTAAAAGTGTAGCGTTGCCAAATAACCAATTAAGTTTTGCTACATCTTCTGTATTTAAAGGGATTGAGGTTTGTACAGCGTAAACTGTACCAGACGCATTTTCAAAAAATTGAATCATCGTTTAAAGGTTTGTTGTGTTGTTATTTGAAAATAAAGAGCAAAATTACTATTAAAAAATAATATTAGCAATTTAATCTACTACAGATGTTATATGTTGATAAGCTCCTAAATCTGCAGATGTTAATCTGCTGATTCCTACAAT is a window of Myroides sp. JBRI-B21084 DNA encoding:
- a CDS encoding DUF3347 domain-containing protein, which codes for MKSINILVAITLLPLFSAISQINNAKTENIKIFGNCGMCETKIEKAGNLKKTAHIDWDKETKNAKIVYDTLKTDLNEILKRIAIAGYDSNEFLAPDEKYQHLPDCCKYKRSNKQTVKVVKSTDININHNSSTTTNKEVVGTLNPVFNNYFNIKEALVNSDASLALTNAESFISSIKAVEMEKLTNKEQVIWLKVMQNLIDYADQITLTKDIQQQREYFIDLSNKMYELIKSTKHEFSIFYQFCPMANNGKGANWLSKDESIKNPFYGSQMISCGKTIETIK
- a CDS encoding multicopper oxidase domain-containing protein: MINNKKNKFLKLIIFYFTLLININSNAQKVIRYDLYVKDTIVNYTGIEKRAIAVNGQIPMPTLTFTEGDLAEIHVHNLLKETTSLHWHGLYLPNPEDGVPYLTQMPIKPNTTHVYRFPIIQNGTHWYHSHSGLQEQIGMYGSLIINKKEDDKSFRKGIDDLPTIPLILSEWTNYKPENVHRMLHNASDWFAIKKGTTQSYSEAIKEGHFKTKLKNEWKRMLAMDVSDVYYDKFLINGTSEKQFSEFKSGDKVRLRISNGGASSYFWLTYAGGKITVVANDGNDVEPIEVDRLIIGVSETYDVVVSIPKENTSFEFMATTEDRTKSVSIYLGSGIKQLLNPLPKLKYFEGMKMMNEMMNLDGTMNDMGMDMSLQKMDMNTVMYEEITGKKVQKNVNQKENNHSLHNNSKAIITLNYSMLKSPTKTVLSKNAPIRELKFELTGNMNRYIWSIDNKVLSETDKILIKKGEIVRITLYNNSMMRHPMHLHGHDFRLINGKGDFAPLKNVVDIMPMETNIIEFEANLEGDWFFHCHILYHMMAGMNRVFSYENQSPNKYLKNKKWAYKKLQKQSNELHFMAENDFATNGNDGELMLQNTRWSLGTEWRLGYNDHHGYETETHLGRYIGKMQWFMPFIGFDFRYRKTAMDVNETNIFGQTNKKDKRSAISLGIMYTLPMLINLQAELYHDGIFRLSLMREDIPLSKRLRAGFMINTDKEYMGDLQYILNKNLRLRTHYDSDMGIGFGLNLNY
- a CDS encoding DUF883 family protein; amino-acid sequence: MGLGSFFKNLFGSASNKVESGVESVKNVANESAGKSDEFLSGLGNKLSDAYDAAKDSASEAISKASDMADDAVETIKEKTAPMIDKAEEMIDAASEKASEVFEDAKEKVEDVVEDVKEKATETYQAAKEKVEDFTNDKNEENAQ
- a CDS encoding dodecin family protein, translated to MAVLKVIEVLSSSETSWEDATRKAVEQAAKSLKNIRSVYVQEQSATVKENKVVEFRVNLKLTFEIE
- the purL gene encoding phosphoribosylformylglycinamidine synthase yields the protein MIQFFENASGTVYAVQTSIPLNTEDVAKLNWLFGNATLLEIPTVNLTFVGPRAAMITPWSTNAVEITQNMGINGIIRIEEFQKAEEDFNDFDPMISQKYVSLTQDMFTINIQPQPVLEIDDIAAYNKQEGLALSDEEVEYLNNVALKIGRKLTDSEVFGFSQVNSEHCRHKIFNGTFVIDGEEKPTSLFKLIKSTSETNPNDIVSAYKDNVAFVKGPRVTQFAPNSADKPDFYTEKEFDSVISLKAETHNFPTTVEPFNGAATGSGGEIRDRLAGGQGSLPLAGTAIYMTSYSRLEDDRTWEKAMNERNWLYQTPMDILIKASNGASDFGNKFGQPLITGSVLTFEHEENNRKIGYDKVIMQAGGIGYGKENQAKKHEPKPGDQIVILGGENYRIGMGGAAVSSADTGAFGSGIELNAIQRSNPEMQKRAANAVRGMVESDHNAIVSIHDHGAGGHLNCLSELVENTGGLIDLDKLPVGDPTLSAKEIIGNESQERMGLVIGKTDIETLQRIADRERSPMYTVGEVTNNQRFTFQSATNGEKPMDLALSDMFGSSPKTIMNDETVVYNYADITYEKEEVYNYLNQVLQLEAVACKDWLTNKVDRCVGGKVAKQQCVGPLQLPLNNVGVMALDFKGQEGIATTVGHSPITALVDPVAGSRNAIGEALSNIIFAPIKNGLSGISLSANWMWACNNKGEDARLYEAVKGCADFAIELGINIPTGKDSLSMKQKYPDGDVIAPGTVIISAAGNCTDITKVVEPVLSKSADSIYYINLSKDKFKLGGSSFAQILNKIGNEVPTITDAAYFKKAFNTIQELINDNQIAAGHDVGSGGLITTLLEMCFAGYNLDADIDLTGLNETDIIKALFNENIAVVLQAQNDRIFENKMDANGIEFVKIGVPSEGQELKVAFGKEHYNFNINELRDTWFITSYYLDKKQSKNGMARERLMNYKNQPIHFNFPVHFNGQKPTINNSNPRPKAAIIREKGSNSEREMANAMYLAGFDVKDVHMTDLISGRETLEDIQFIGAVGGFSNSDVLGSAKGWAGAFMYNEKANTALKNFFARPDTLSVGICNGCQLFMELELINPEHEVHGKMHHNTSQKHESNFISVKVQPNNSVMLSTLAGTTLGVWISHGEGKFNLPNSENQYNIVAKYAYDKYPANPNGSDYNTAMMCDKTGRHLVTMPHIERSVFPWNWANYPAGREDQVSPWVEAFVNAREWCEQNK